In Candidatus Bipolaricaulota bacterium, the following proteins share a genomic window:
- a CDS encoding DUF2281 domain-containing protein — MTAKALKERLIEEIGKLPKDRLREVFDFVEYLRTREENGAATKSPEDLDPQQDPILELVGIADVEPFSQNIDEELYGE; from the coding sequence ATGACTGCAAAGGCTCTAAAGGAGCGGTTGATCGAGGAAATAGGGAAACTTCCGAAAGATCGCCTTCGGGAGGTTTTTGATTTTGTGGAGTATCTCCGAACAAGGGAGGAAAATGGAGCTGCGACGAAGTCACCTGAGGACCTCGACCCCCAACAGGACCCCATTTTGGAGCTCGTCGGAATTGCAGATGTAGAGCCTTTCTCCCAGAATATCGATGAGGAGCTCTATGGAGAATAA